The Hyphomonadaceae bacterium ML37 genome includes a region encoding these proteins:
- a CDS encoding ribonuclease D has product MAIHFHRGDLPDGLEFGPRVAVDTETQGLSLTRDRVCLVQLSAGDGDAHIVQLTRSGEDCPNLKSLLADRSVEKIFHFARFDVAMLLRDLGVETGPVFCTKIASKLTRTYTDRHGLKDVVREIAGIELSKQQQSSDWAAPELSAAQLEYAASDVLYLHQVRDGLSAMLEREGRTDLARACFDFLPARARLDLGGWPEIDIFSHS; this is encoded by the coding sequence ATGGCGATTCACTTTCACCGGGGCGATCTGCCGGACGGGCTCGAATTCGGCCCGCGCGTGGCGGTGGATACCGAAACCCAGGGCCTGTCGTTGACGCGTGACCGCGTCTGCCTGGTCCAGCTTTCGGCCGGTGATGGCGACGCCCACATTGTCCAGCTGACGCGCTCCGGCGAAGACTGCCCGAACCTGAAGTCCCTGCTCGCCGACCGCAGCGTGGAGAAAATCTTCCACTTCGCCCGGTTTGACGTCGCCATGCTGCTGCGTGATCTGGGCGTGGAGACCGGGCCGGTGTTCTGCACCAAGATCGCCTCGAAACTCACGCGCACCTATACAGACCGTCACGGGCTGAAGGACGTGGTGCGCGAGATCGCCGGCATCGAACTGTCCAAGCAGCAGCAGAGCTCTGACTGGGCCGCGCCGGAGCTCAGCGCCGCCCAGCTGGAATACGCGGCCTCTGACGTTCTCTACCTGCATCAGGTGCGCGACGGTCTCTCCGCGATGCTGGAGCGCGAGGGACGCACCGACCTGGCGCGGGCCTGCTTTGATTTCCTGCCTGCCCGTGCGCGTCTGGATCTCGGCGGCTGGCCTGAAATCGACATTTTCTCCCATTCATGA
- the lptB gene encoding LPS export ABC transporter ATP-binding protein, protein MMDTAKQAEAQASGASGSGLSVRGLGKAYGRRAVVRNVSLDLQRGEVAGLLGPNGAGKTTCFYMITGLIRADSGTIMLDGADITDLPMYQRARLGIGYLPQEASIFRGLSVEDNVTAVAELAEPDRTRRKALVDELLEELNISHLRKSPAVALSGGERRRVEIARALAAQPSFILLDEPFAGIDPLAISDIRDLITYLKGRGIGILITDHNVRETLEITDRATIIYDGEVLFEGTPEEVRRDESVRRHYLGEQFN, encoded by the coding sequence ATGATGGACACGGCGAAGCAGGCGGAGGCGCAAGCCTCCGGCGCGAGCGGTTCGGGGCTTTCGGTCAGGGGGCTGGGCAAGGCCTATGGCCGGCGGGCGGTTGTCCGCAATGTCTCGCTCGATCTCCAGCGTGGAGAGGTGGCGGGGCTGTTGGGTCCGAACGGCGCGGGCAAGACCACCTGCTTTTATATGATCACAGGCCTGATCCGGGCCGATAGCGGGACCATCATGCTCGACGGGGCCGACATCACCGACCTGCCCATGTACCAGCGCGCACGCCTGGGCATCGGCTATCTGCCGCAGGAAGCCTCGATCTTCCGCGGCCTGTCGGTGGAGGACAATGTCACGGCAGTGGCCGAACTGGCCGAGCCTGACCGCACCCGTCGCAAGGCGCTGGTGGACGAACTGCTCGAAGAGCTCAATATCAGCCATCTGCGCAAAAGCCCGGCCGTGGCCCTGTCCGGAGGCGAGCGCCGCCGGGTGGAGATTGCCCGCGCCCTGGCCGCCCAGCCGAGCTTCATCCTTCTGGACGAACCCTTCGCCGGGATCGATCCGCTGGCAATCTCCGACATCCGCGACCTGATCACCTATCTCAAGGGGCGCGGCATCGGCATCCTGATCACTGACCATAATGTGCGCGAAACGCTCGAGATCACCGATCGCGCGACCATCATCTATGACGGCGAAGTGCTGTTTGAAGGCACGCCCGAGGAAGTCCGGCGCGATGAGAGCGTGCGCCGTCACTATCTCGGCGAGCAGTTCAACTAG
- a CDS encoding DUF1501 domain-containing protein, which yields MTDMSTTRRRLLVSGLAGAGLVLPGAAAAFAQAPRAAGRKLVVIVLRGALDGLAALAPVAERRYGELRGDLALEGGLPAPGPFVFHPAMPTLAGLFASGQALAAHAIATDYRERSHFDGQDRLEAATPAIRDGWMNRALTLMGPDAPGAVGVGQSMPLLLRGPAPASTWAPAVLPGADDDTISRLMDLYARDPMLGPALARALETDAIASGMTSESAMGGLGARGAGPQAYALIAEAAGNILTAPGGPDAAVISFDGWDTHVRQGALEGQLANRLAGLDAAIAALHERLSEAWDRSAILVVTEFGRTVRINGAGGTDHGTGGAALLIGGAVRGGRIIGEWPGLDRLYEDRDLYPANDLRSLFKGVLAGHWGLDRTDLERTVFPGAGARPFEGLIL from the coding sequence ATGACTGACATGTCCACCACCCGCCGCCGCCTGCTTGTGTCGGGCCTGGCTGGCGCAGGGCTCGTGCTGCCGGGCGCCGCCGCCGCGTTCGCCCAGGCGCCGCGCGCCGCCGGGCGCAAGCTGGTGGTGATTGTCCTGCGCGGCGCGCTGGACGGGCTCGCCGCCCTCGCCCCGGTCGCTGAGCGCCGCTATGGCGAACTGCGCGGCGATCTGGCTCTGGAGGGCGGCCTGCCTGCGCCGGGACCTTTCGTGTTTCACCCCGCGATGCCGACACTGGCCGGCCTGTTCGCGTCCGGTCAGGCGCTGGCCGCCCACGCCATCGCCACCGATTATCGCGAGCGCTCCCACTTTGACGGTCAGGACCGGCTGGAGGCGGCGACGCCCGCCATTCGCGACGGCTGGATGAACCGGGCGCTGACGCTGATGGGGCCGGACGCGCCGGGCGCGGTGGGGGTGGGTCAGTCCATGCCGCTCTTGCTGCGCGGGCCGGCGCCGGCTTCGACCTGGGCGCCGGCGGTGCTGCCGGGCGCCGATGACGACACGATCTCGCGGCTGATGGATTTGTACGCGCGCGACCCCATGCTCGGTCCCGCGCTGGCCCGGGCGCTGGAGACCGACGCCATCGCGTCGGGCATGACCAGCGAGTCCGCCATGGGCGGGCTGGGCGCGCGCGGCGCAGGGCCGCAGGCCTATGCGCTGATCGCGGAGGCGGCGGGCAATATCCTGACGGCGCCAGGCGGTCCGGATGCGGCGGTGATCAGCTTTGACGGCTGGGACACCCATGTGCGCCAGGGCGCACTCGAAGGCCAGCTGGCCAACCGGCTGGCCGGGCTGGACGCAGCCATCGCCGCCTTGCATGAGCGCTTGTCAGAAGCCTGGGACCGCTCTGCGATCCTAGTGGTGACCGAGTTTGGCCGCACCGTGCGCATCAATGGCGCCGGCGGCACGGATCACGGCACAGGCGGCGCGGCCCTCCTCATCGGCGGGGCGGTGCGCGGCGGGCGCATCATCGGCGAGTGGCCGGGGCTGGACCGCCTGTATGAGGACCGCGACCTGTATCCGGCCAATGATCTGCGCAGCCTGTTCAAGGGCGTGCTCGCCGGGCATTGGGGTCTGGACCGCACTGACCTGGAGCGCACGGTGTTCCCGGGCGCGGGCGCGCGGCCATTCGAAGGGCTGATCCTCTAG
- a CDS encoding YmdB family metallophosphoesterase — MRLAFFGDVVGKAGRDGLTAHLPGLRKQLKLDFVVVNAENAAGGFGITERTAIELYDAGADVLTLGNHSWDQSEALTYIEREPRLLRPVNYPEGAAPGRGCSLYTLPDGRQVLVMNVLLRLFMQPLDDPFAAVDRQLAACPLGQVADAIIVDMHGEATSEKMALGHYCDGRASLVVGTHTHVPTADHMILNEGTAYMTDAGMCGDYDSVIGMEKTEPVARFVTHMRSTRFTAASGEATISGVFVETDPRTGLAVRCEPLRVGGRLSRAVPEA; from the coding sequence ATGCGGCTGGCGTTTTTTGGCGATGTGGTGGGCAAGGCGGGCCGGGACGGCCTGACGGCGCACCTGCCCGGCCTGCGCAAGCAGCTCAAGCTCGATTTCGTGGTGGTGAACGCGGAAAACGCCGCGGGCGGTTTCGGCATCACCGAGCGCACCGCCATCGAGCTCTATGACGCCGGCGCCGATGTGCTCACCCTGGGCAATCATTCCTGGGACCAGTCGGAAGCCCTCACCTATATCGAGCGCGAACCGCGCCTGTTGCGCCCGGTGAATTATCCCGAAGGCGCCGCGCCGGGCCGGGGCTGCTCGCTCTACACCCTGCCCGATGGGCGCCAGGTGCTGGTGATGAACGTGCTCCTGCGCCTGTTCATGCAGCCGCTGGACGACCCCTTCGCGGCGGTGGACCGCCAGCTTGCCGCCTGCCCGCTGGGCCAGGTCGCCGACGCGATCATCGTGGACATGCATGGCGAAGCCACGTCGGAGAAAATGGCGCTGGGCCATTATTGCGACGGCCGGGCGAGCCTGGTGGTGGGCACCCACACCCATGTGCCTACCGCCGACCACATGATCCTCAATGAAGGCACCGCCTACATGACCGATGCGGGCATGTGCGGCGATTATGATTCGGTGATCGGCATGGAGAAGACCGAGCCGGTGGCGCGCTTCGTCACCCATATGCGCTCCACGCGCTTCACCGCCGCCAGCGGCGAGGCGACGATCAGCGGCGTCTTCGTCGAAACCGATCCGCGCACGGGGCTGGCCGTGCGCTGCGAACCGCTGCGTGTCGGAGGGCGTCTGAGCCGGGCTGTGCCCGAAGCCTGA
- the rpoN gene encoding RNA polymerase factor sigma-54 — MTPQLQQAIKLLQLNNMELAEFVEAELERNPLLEREERTDAAADERADPVEATDTAPGAELSFDTPERATEAIDADTEAMYSDSKADMAGAEPAGGAIDWSRAGAGGGGRFDGEDYDAAANSAREKTLREHLHDQLADLVLAASDRMIAAHLIDLADEDGYFRADLDETAQRLGVTRSETEAMLDRLQQFEPCGVMARSLQECLALQLKERDRLDPAMAALVDNLPLLAKHDYAALKAACGVDGEDLEDMIAELKRLTPKPGLGFGADGARSVEPDVTVRERPDGTWAVELNTDTLPRVLMNNRYAAQISRGARSDQEKQFITECAQNASWLVKSLDQRARTILKVASEIVRQQDAFLVKGVAWLRPLNLKTVADAVGMHESTVSRVTSNKYIATPRGLFELKYFFTSSIASADGGEAYSAEAVRFRIKAMIDAETADQVMSDDAIVERLLADGVDIARRTVAKYREAMNIPSSVQRRRIMKGAS; from the coding sequence ATGACGCCCCAGTTGCAGCAGGCGATCAAGCTGCTGCAGCTGAACAATATGGAGCTGGCCGAGTTCGTCGAGGCCGAGCTGGAGCGCAATCCCCTGCTTGAGCGCGAAGAGCGCACAGACGCCGCCGCCGACGAGCGCGCCGACCCGGTCGAGGCCACAGACACCGCGCCCGGCGCCGAGCTGAGTTTCGACACGCCCGAACGCGCCACCGAGGCGATCGACGCCGATACCGAGGCGATGTACTCCGATTCCAAGGCCGATATGGCGGGCGCCGAGCCGGCCGGCGGCGCCATTGACTGGTCGCGCGCCGGCGCGGGCGGCGGCGGCCGGTTCGACGGCGAGGATTATGACGCGGCGGCCAATAGCGCCCGCGAGAAGACGCTGCGCGAGCACCTGCACGACCAGCTGGCCGACCTCGTGCTGGCCGCATCCGACCGCATGATCGCCGCCCATCTGATCGATCTGGCTGACGAGGACGGATATTTCCGGGCTGATCTGGACGAGACCGCCCAGCGCCTGGGTGTGACGCGCTCCGAGACCGAGGCCATGCTCGACCGCCTCCAGCAGTTCGAGCCGTGTGGCGTGATGGCGCGCTCGCTGCAGGAATGCCTGGCGCTTCAACTCAAAGAGCGCGACCGGCTGGACCCCGCCATGGCGGCGCTGGTGGATAATCTGCCCTTGCTGGCCAAGCACGATTACGCGGCGCTGAAAGCGGCCTGCGGCGTGGATGGTGAAGACCTGGAAGACATGATCGCCGAGCTCAAACGCCTAACGCCCAAGCCGGGCCTGGGCTTTGGCGCCGACGGCGCGCGCTCGGTGGAGCCCGACGTGACCGTGCGCGAGCGCCCCGACGGGACCTGGGCCGTGGAGCTCAACACCGACACCTTGCCGCGCGTGTTGATGAATAACCGCTACGCCGCCCAGATCAGCCGCGGCGCGCGCTCGGATCAGGAAAAGCAGTTCATCACCGAGTGCGCCCAGAATGCGTCATGGCTGGTCAAAAGCCTCGACCAGCGCGCGCGCACCATCCTCAAGGTCGCCAGCGAGATTGTGCGCCAGCAGGACGCCTTTCTGGTCAAGGGCGTGGCCTGGCTGCGCCCGCTGAACCTCAAGACCGTGGCCGACGCCGTGGGCATGCACGAGAGCACGGTGAGCCGCGTCACCTCGAACAAATACATCGCCACGCCGCGCGGCCTGTTCGAGCTGAAATACTTCTTCACCTCGTCCATCGCGTCCGCCGATGGCGGCGAAGCCTATTCGGCCGAGGCCGTGCGCTTCCGGATCAAGGCGATGATCGATGCTGAAACCGCCGATCAGGTGATGAGCGACGACGCCATTGTGGAACGCCTGCTGGCGGACGGCGTGGATATCGCCCGGCGCACCGTCGCCAAATACCGCGAGGCGATGAACATCCCCTCCTCGGTCCAGCGCCGCCGCATCATGAAGGGCGCCAGCTAG
- a CDS encoding FkbM family methyltransferase: protein MPRRAPLKQEALAMLVGRGVPVGCVLDVGALNGTPELIRAYPDAPHILFEPVSELHGAIAATYRTLAHQIVIAAVSDAEGEVELEIHTRPDTGALTHAGMVSGGAQRGGAVRTVKAITLDGFLAGRDLPEPFLLKIDIDGHEMKVLAGARETLPRCSVVIIECTVDTLPERAAAVRDAGFRLFDLAEPCYYDGALWQCDAVFLREDLHREHFARIDGEADPDLYQTFRKGNWSLFG, encoded by the coding sequence ATGCCGCGCCGCGCGCCGTTGAAGCAGGAGGCCCTGGCCATGCTGGTCGGCCGCGGCGTGCCGGTGGGCTGCGTCCTGGATGTCGGCGCCCTGAACGGCACGCCGGAGCTCATTCGCGCCTACCCTGACGCGCCTCACATCCTGTTCGAGCCGGTGTCCGAGCTGCACGGCGCCATCGCCGCCACCTACCGCACCCTCGCCCACCAGATCGTCATTGCCGCCGTGAGTGACGCCGAAGGCGAGGTCGAGCTGGAGATTCACACCCGCCCCGACACCGGCGCGCTGACCCATGCCGGCATGGTGTCAGGCGGCGCCCAGCGCGGCGGCGCGGTGCGGACGGTCAAGGCGATCACCCTGGACGGGTTTCTGGCCGGACGTGATCTGCCTGAACCTTTCCTGCTCAAGATCGATATTGACGGCCATGAGATGAAGGTGCTCGCCGGCGCGCGCGAAACCCTGCCGCGCTGCTCGGTGGTGATCATCGAATGCACTGTGGACACGCTGCCCGAGCGCGCGGCCGCGGTGCGCGATGCGGGCTTCCGCCTCTTCGACCTGGCCGAGCCGTGCTATTATGATGGCGCTCTGTGGCAATGCGACGCCGTGTTCCTGCGCGAGGACCTGCACCGCGAGCACTTCGCGCGCATTGACGGCGAGGCCGACCCCGATCTCTACCAGACCTTCCGCAAGGGCAACTGGTCGCTGTTCGGCTGA
- a CDS encoding OstA family protein: MIRPLLCAALLCAAPHAAASAALAQTPGQTGPLDISAQNSEMLDPQGRLVYWGDVNMIRGDERLRADRVEAFFDRRSGGGMGGLRRVVATGEVFYVRPGEVARGDSGVYDLEAGTITLVGSVVLTQGCNVSTGDRLEADIDGGVARLSSGEGGRVRSIFFTGPEAEQAAGSCPLPAVPGDGPRPFPDGR; the protein is encoded by the coding sequence ATGATCCGCCCTTTGCTCTGCGCCGCCCTCCTCTGCGCCGCCCCTCATGCCGCGGCCTCAGCCGCCCTGGCGCAAACGCCCGGCCAGACAGGGCCGCTCGATATCAGCGCGCAGAACAGCGAGATGCTCGATCCCCAGGGACGCCTCGTCTACTGGGGCGATGTGAACATGATCCGCGGCGATGAACGCCTGCGCGCCGACCGGGTCGAGGCCTTCTTCGACCGGCGCTCCGGCGGCGGCATGGGCGGACTGCGCCGGGTGGTGGCGACGGGCGAGGTGTTTTATGTGCGCCCCGGCGAAGTCGCGCGCGGCGATAGCGGCGTTTACGATCTGGAGGCCGGCACCATCACCCTTGTCGGGTCGGTGGTGCTGACACAGGGATGCAATGTCTCCACCGGCGACCGGCTGGAGGCCGATATCGACGGAGGGGTCGCCCGGCTGAGCAGCGGCGAGGGCGGCCGGGTGCGCTCGATCTTCTTCACCGGGCCCGAGGCCGAACAGGCCGCCGGGAGCTGCCCGCTTCCCGCCGTCCCCGGAGACGGTCCGCGCCCCTTCCCGGACGGACGCTGA
- a CDS encoding DUF1800 domain-containing protein, with protein MSARDAAIAVNRFGLGARPGDIGTAARDPHAWLAAQIDPSVIAGPAPGMTAREGLVYLQTEYPRFRAEIERAGADPEEIQRQVRELLREPRLAHIAWRTGIAVTTPDGFAERWVRFWSNHFSVSSNTLPMAVVAPTLEAEAIRPNAFGPFADLLRAAELHPAMLIYLDQALSLGPNSMAGRFLDRGINENLAREILELHTLGVAGGYGQGDVEALARILTGWTVGSRRLRSDPEDYGRAVFDVRLQEPGAHTLLGQSFGGEGPQRAGEALEFIAARPRTARFLSEKLARHFLSDDPAPRDIAHIEAAWTRSGGDLAAVARAVITAPSAFDPALLKFKTPEEFLISSLRAVGAPAPNPRQLYAGYVALGQAPFSAPSPAGWPDQAEAWASPDAVLKRLDFATAVAARVGRNARPRERAVEVLGPSLSDATAQAIARAETPEQGLTLLLMSPEFQRR; from the coding sequence ATGAGCGCACGCGACGCCGCCATCGCCGTCAACCGCTTCGGTCTGGGCGCGCGCCCCGGGGACATCGGCACGGCCGCACGCGACCCGCACGCCTGGCTCGCCGCCCAGATCGATCCGTCGGTGATTGCAGGCCCAGCCCCCGGAATGACGGCCCGGGAAGGCCTGGTGTATCTGCAGACCGAATATCCCCGCTTCCGCGCGGAGATCGAGCGTGCGGGCGCCGATCCTGAAGAGATCCAGCGTCAGGTGCGTGAATTGCTGCGCGAGCCGCGCCTGGCCCATATCGCCTGGCGCACCGGCATCGCGGTGACCACCCCGGACGGCTTCGCCGAGCGCTGGGTGCGGTTCTGGTCCAATCATTTCTCGGTGTCGTCCAACACGCTGCCCATGGCGGTGGTCGCACCGACGCTGGAAGCCGAAGCGATCCGGCCCAATGCCTTCGGCCCGTTCGCCGATCTGTTGCGCGCTGCCGAGCTGCACCCGGCCATGCTGATCTATCTCGACCAGGCGCTGTCGCTGGGCCCGAACTCGATGGCCGGGCGCTTTCTGGACCGGGGCATCAATGAAAACCTGGCCCGCGAGATTCTCGAACTGCACACGCTGGGCGTGGCGGGCGGATATGGTCAGGGCGATGTGGAGGCGCTGGCGCGCATCCTGACAGGCTGGACCGTGGGCAGCCGCCGTTTGCGGTCGGACCCGGAGGATTATGGACGCGCCGTGTTCGACGTGCGCCTGCAGGAGCCGGGCGCCCACACGCTGCTGGGTCAAAGCTTCGGAGGGGAGGGGCCGCAGCGCGCCGGCGAGGCGCTCGAATTCATCGCCGCCCGGCCCCGGACGGCCCGCTTTCTCTCGGAAAAGCTCGCCCGGCATTTTCTGTCCGATGATCCGGCGCCCCGCGACATCGCCCATATCGAAGCGGCCTGGACGCGCAGCGGCGGCGATCTGGCGGCGGTGGCGCGCGCCGTGATCACGGCGCCGTCGGCGTTTGATCCGGCTTTGCTCAAGTTCAAGACGCCCGAAGAGTTCCTGATCTCGTCACTGCGCGCGGTGGGCGCGCCGGCGCCGAACCCGCGCCAGCTCTATGCCGGCTATGTGGCGCTGGGCCAGGCGCCGTTCTCCGCGCCCTCGCCGGCAGGCTGGCCCGATCAGGCCGAGGCCTGGGCCAGCCCGGACGCCGTGCTCAAACGGCTGGATTTCGCCACCGCCGTGGCCGCCCGCGTCGGCCGTAACGCCCGCCCGCGCGAGCGCGCTGTCGAGGTGCTGGGACCGAGCCTGAGCGACGCCACCGCACAGGCGATCGCGCGCGCCGAAACGCCCGAGCAGGGGCTGACCCTTTTACTGATGAGCCCGGAGTTTCAGCGCCGCTAG
- a CDS encoding STAS/SEC14 domain-containing protein, translated as MLKFRLSRQDKAAIDIRFEPDVGLISFLCEGVVTQDDLKQAQAEADRLADGRSVRAMMIDARNSSPGYPPGQLVEPMSAVLEELRIRRCAFVSVRGRDEILDVIETVTFPYAVRVRAFDSDVEARAWLLS; from the coding sequence ATGCTGAAATTCCGTCTTTCGCGCCAGGACAAGGCCGCTATCGACATCCGCTTCGAACCGGATGTCGGGCTGATCAGCTTTCTGTGTGAAGGCGTGGTGACCCAGGACGACCTCAAGCAGGCCCAGGCCGAGGCCGACCGCCTGGCCGATGGCCGCAGCGTGCGGGCCATGATGATCGATGCGCGAAACTCCTCGCCCGGCTACCCGCCAGGACAGCTGGTCGAGCCGATGTCGGCGGTGCTGGAGGAGCTCAGGATCAGGCGCTGCGCCTTTGTCAGCGTGCGCGGCCGCGACGAGATTCTCGATGTGATCGAGACCGTGACCTTTCCGTATGCGGTGCGGGTGCGCGCATTCGACAGCGATGTCGAGGCGCGGGCCTGGCTCCTGAGCTGA
- the lptD gene encoding LPS assembly protein LptD, translating to MLALSCAAAALTAGLAEARQSEADRTYLDAAELIEDRARGLYIARGAVRMRSDERVVLADEITYDPALGRIIATGSVEIHEPGRPAQLADYVELDDEMREGFARGFATLLENNGRTAAALALRRADGGVELNDAYYTACDLCEDGSREPTWRLRADQVIQDVDNDMIRYRNVRLEVRGVPVLYSPAFAHADPSVGRKSGFLAPRIDISNRLGFSWQQPYFWAISPYQDLTIAPRVMTEVNPLLELDWRRRFWSGELRVQTSATYEREFDRDGPFGDRELRGHLFATGEFDISRHWRWGFGAQAVTGGDLFLRRYGYSEDAEGYQSLFTAPRRTLISQVWTAGRGPAWYADAAAFHFNQLSETFDDDRLPLAAPQVRGHYQLALPGGAGVADLSFHALSLTRELGDDYHRASAGAEWSRAMILPGGVRAEPFAVARADVFDITQRDVAGVETGRFDTARWLGAAGLDVSWPFLRPGERVDVILAPRLAAIASTEAGTGNAPPNFDSQTLDLDRSFLFAPVRSPGFDFWEDGARADLGLSASFNEAGGPRGLELFAGRSYRLSGDDRFPAASGVAEDASDWVAEGQLDYDWLTLGARARLDGDTGATNRLDANGSVQLWRASLSARYTDVAAQAGGSALRELSTAGQVEITDRWSGFYRQLQDLDAGEARRIQAGFMYRDECTLMRIYYQRENERISNLEPSESIRFELVLFTLGGVDGR from the coding sequence TTGCTCGCACTCAGTTGCGCTGCTGCAGCGCTGACAGCCGGACTCGCCGAAGCCCGCCAGAGCGAGGCTGACCGCACCTATCTGGACGCCGCCGAGCTGATCGAGGACCGGGCGCGCGGGCTCTACATCGCCCGCGGCGCCGTGCGCATGCGCTCGGACGAGCGTGTCGTGCTGGCCGACGAGATCACCTATGACCCGGCTCTGGGGCGCATCATCGCCACCGGTTCTGTCGAGATCCACGAGCCCGGACGCCCCGCCCAGCTGGCCGATTATGTCGAGCTGGACGATGAGATGCGCGAGGGCTTCGCGCGCGGCTTCGCCACCTTGCTGGAAAATAACGGGCGCACCGCCGCCGCGCTGGCCCTGCGCCGCGCCGATGGCGGGGTCGAGCTCAACGATGCTTACTACACGGCCTGTGATCTGTGCGAGGACGGTTCTCGCGAGCCGACCTGGCGGCTGCGCGCCGATCAGGTGATCCAGGACGTCGACAACGACATGATCCGGTACCGCAATGTGCGCCTGGAAGTGCGCGGCGTGCCGGTCTTGTACTCGCCCGCCTTCGCCCACGCCGATCCCAGCGTGGGGCGCAAGTCGGGCTTTCTGGCGCCGCGGATCGATATCTCCAACCGGCTCGGCTTTTCGTGGCAGCAGCCGTATTTCTGGGCCATCAGCCCATACCAGGACCTGACCATCGCCCCGCGGGTGATGACCGAAGTCAATCCGCTGCTGGAGCTGGACTGGCGCAGGCGGTTCTGGTCCGGCGAACTGCGCGTGCAGACATCGGCCACGTACGAGCGCGAGTTTGACCGCGATGGGCCGTTCGGCGACCGCGAACTGCGCGGGCATCTGTTTGCGACGGGCGAGTTCGACATCTCCCGCCACTGGCGCTGGGGCTTCGGCGCCCAGGCTGTGACCGGCGGCGATCTGTTTCTGCGCCGCTATGGCTATTCGGAAGACGCCGAGGGTTATCAGAGCCTGTTCACAGCGCCCCGGCGCACGCTGATCAGTCAGGTCTGGACGGCGGGACGCGGACCGGCCTGGTATGCCGACGCGGCCGCCTTCCACTTCAACCAGCTCAGCGAGACGTTTGACGACGACCGCCTGCCGCTGGCGGCGCCGCAGGTGCGCGGCCACTACCAGCTGGCCCTGCCGGGCGGGGCGGGGGTGGCGGACCTGTCGTTCCACGCGCTCAGCCTGACGCGCGAGCTGGGCGATGACTATCACCGCGCCAGCGCCGGCGCGGAGTGGAGCCGCGCGATGATCCTGCCCGGCGGGGTGCGCGCCGAACCCTTCGCCGTGGCGCGCGCGGACGTATTCGACATCACCCAGCGCGATGTTGCGGGCGTCGAGACCGGCCGTTTCGACACCGCGCGCTGGCTCGGCGCGGCGGGGCTGGACGTGAGCTGGCCTTTCCTGCGGCCCGGCGAGCGGGTGGACGTGATCCTGGCGCCGCGCCTGGCCGCCATCGCCTCCACAGAAGCCGGAACCGGCAATGCGCCGCCCAATTTCGACAGCCAGACCCTCGATCTGGACCGCTCTTTCCTGTTCGCGCCGGTGCGCTCGCCGGGATTTGACTTTTGGGAAGACGGCGCGCGCGCCGATCTGGGCCTGTCGGCCTCCTTCAATGAGGCGGGCGGCCCGCGCGGACTGGAGCTGTTCGCCGGGCGCAGCTACCGCCTGTCGGGCGATGACCGCTTCCCCGCCGCGTCGGGCGTAGCCGAAGACGCGTCCGACTGGGTCGCCGAAGGCCAGCTCGATTATGACTGGCTGACCCTGGGCGCGCGCGCGCGCCTTGATGGCGACACCGGCGCCACCAACCGGCTCGACGCCAATGGCTCGGTGCAGCTGTGGCGCGCCAGCCTGTCGGCGCGCTACACCGATGTCGCCGCGCAAGCCGGAGGCTCGGCCCTGCGCGAGCTCAGCACGGCTGGTCAGGTCGAGATCACCGATCGCTGGTCAGGCTTCTACCGCCAGCTCCAGGATCTGGATGCCGGAGAAGCCCGGCGCATCCAGGCCGGCTTCATGTACCGGGATGAATGCACGCTGATGCGCATCTATTACCAGCGCGAAAACGAGCGCATCAGCAATCTTGAACCGAGCGAATCCATCCGGTTCGAGCTGGTCCTGTTCACGCTGGGCGGGGTCGACGGGCGCTGA